The following is a genomic window from Methanobacteriaceae archaeon.
AATGACTGGAGATAAAGTCACCCAACTGCAGATATGGTTACAAACTCAGGGATTTTACAAGGGTAAAATTGATGGTGAGTTTGGAAACTGCACTGAACAAGCAGTCAAAGCATTCCAGCAGTACGTTGGAATAAAAGAAGACGGTATTGTGGGAAAAATATCCCGCCAGTACATGGATGATCTAGTCAATGGAAATATCCAAGCATCTGGTGAGGGCACCGCAACCAGCTCATACAGCAAATCTGGAAGTTCAACTACCAAAGCATCATATGGAACCAGCAAATCCTATTCCAGCTCCTACAGATCTACTAGCAGTGGATGGAGCAGTGGTAAAGGTACAGGTGATTGTTGGGAAAATAGTTATGTTTTGTACAATGAACTTACAGCATCCGGTCAAAAAGCAAGAATCGTACAGTACGCCAACAGTTATGTCTCAAACCACCGATCTGTTCAAGTATATTCAAACGGTGAATGGGTGGATTACGACTACAAAGGCAATGGATATTCAAATCGATACTACGCTCAAAGCAGTAAACCTGGAATGACCGTTATCCAGTAGGAGCCTAATGAAGGTTAAATAAAGATGGAACCAATAACTCCATCTTTCTTTTTATTTTTTTAATCTAACAATGAAACTTGAGTGAAATTTTAATCTTCAAACATCTTTGCGGATTTTATTCTAGCATTTTTTAAGATTTTTTATTTAATGAAGATCAGCTAAATTAACACTTTAAATGAAATTCATGCACCAATCAAGTGTTAATGCGAATACCATTTTAATAATCATATTTAATGATTATACTGATTTTTAGAGCTTAAGGCAGAAATTGATAATCATTAATGATTATAATGAATAAATCTCAAGGAATAGATTCTTAGAATCTCAAATCATTGATAACTAAAAAAACTTGAGAAATTTATAGTTCTTCACCAGCGGATTTTGAGAATTATGAATAAGAAGAAAATATTAAAAAACTATAAATCATAATTAGGAATGTTTATGTAGCTATCTAAAATAGGAAAAAACCATGATTGACTATATCTTTGGCCTTTCTGTACGCGTTTTATTGACAAATGATGATGGAAAAGTTCTCATTTTAAAAAGATCTACTGATTCAAAGACTAATCCTGGTAAATGGGAGCTTCCAGGTGGAAAAGTTGACCAGGGCGAATCCTTCGATCATGCACTAGTTAGGGAAGTATATGAAGAAACTAAACTCAAAATCTCTCTGGAACATGTTGTAGGTGTGACTGAGCAGAATTTAAAGGTCATAAGAGCAGTGCATATCATAATGTCCGGTAAGATCATTGAAGGCAACCTCACTCTCAGCAAGGAACACGAAGGTTATGCTTGGGTATTTTTAGAAAACCTGGATGAATATGAACTTGCAGACTGGTTACAAGATTTTATAACCAACCAAAAAACTTCAACCACGTCTGATGTTAATGAAAGCAAAAACATACTATCAGAAACGGTTAAACCATGGTTGAAGTCTTTGCAAACATCCATGGATAAAATTATTAAAAAATAATTCAAGTACCATTAAATGATGGTTATAAAACAATATTCAATCTACTAATACAATATTCAATCTACTAATATTTCAGTGGAATATTAACAAATTTAACTAATTTTAATTGTCTGAATTTTCAGTATTTAAATAAAATCAAATGAAAACATATAAACCACTAAAAATATGATAATCTTTTAATAAATCATATTTGATTTGGTGTGAAAAGAAATATTACAATTTCTTATTAATTGGAATCTGGTGTATTAATAGTGGTGTATTATCGAAGTTGAGGGGTGAATGTTTCGTGAATTTAGAAGAACTAATCGCTGAGCGGAATTACATACTGGGTGAACTGAAAGCATATGAAGACCTCCAGATAGCCTTAGAGAAAATCAAAAGGTTTAACATGGAGAACTTCACCGAAACCACAATAAAAGTATATGATACAAGTAATGAACCTGATCTGGAAGAAATAACTGAATCTGTGGTGGCCACTAAAATTGATGAA
Proteins encoded in this region:
- a CDS encoding peptidoglycan-binding protein, with protein sequence MVIPSVGAVESSNTENTVVTNANTDQDLKLGMTGDKVTQLQIWLQTQGFYKGKIDGEFGNCTEQAVKAFQQYVGIKEDGIVGKISRQYMDDLVNGNIQASGEGTATSSYSKSGSSTTKASYGTSKSYSSSYRSTSSGWSSGKGTGDCWENSYVLYNELTASGQKARIVQYANSYVSNHRSVQVYSNGEWVDYDYKGNGYSNRYYAQSSKPGMTVIQ
- a CDS encoding NUDIX domain-containing protein — its product is MIDYIFGLSVRVLLTNDDGKVLILKRSTDSKTNPGKWELPGGKVDQGESFDHALVREVYEETKLKISLEHVVGVTEQNLKVIRAVHIIMSGKIIEGNLTLSKEHEGYAWVFLENLDEYELADWLQDFITNQKTSTTSDVNESKNILSETVKPWLKSLQTSMDKIIKK